One part of the Lotus japonicus ecotype B-129 chromosome 2, LjGifu_v1.2 genome encodes these proteins:
- the LOC130739245 gene encoding zinc transporter 1-like codes for MIKLLTSSKFISIIILLQQNLVFSKCTCDNQVQDSDNNDSEALKFKLIAVASVLAASLIGVCLPIFAKSISNPESHLYFLIKAFSAGVILATGFIHILPDAFEALTNPCIGEKPWGVFPFSGFVAMMAAIGTLILEAFAMGYHKRSEMRNALPLNKDEETHDAVHGSHVHSSELASEKLESPDLLRYDIVSQILELGMVLHSIILGISLGVSRSPNTIKPLVAVLSFHQCFEGLGLGGCISQAKLKHYKVAIMVLLFCLIFPIGIGIGIGISNTYNENSSKALIVEGVLLSASAGILIYMALVDLLATDFMGTRMLSSFRLQLGASLALLMGLICMSILALWE; via the exons ATGATCAAGCTTTTAACAAGCAGCAAATTCATATCTATCATCATTCTTCTTCAACAAAACTTGGTATTTTCTAAATGCACTTGTGATAACCAAGTTCAAGATTCAGATAACAATGACTCTGAGGCACTGAAGTTCAAGTTGATTGCTGTGGCATCAGTTTTAGCTGCTAGCCTCATTGGTGTGTGCTTGCCAATCTTTGCTAAAAGCATTAGCAACCCTGAAAGTCACTTGTACTTCCTAATTAAAGCATTTTCTGCTGGTGTGATCCTCGCGACCGGGTTCATCCACATTCTTCCTGATGCTTTTGAGGCCTTAACAAATCCATGTATAGGTGAAAAGCCATGGGGAGTGTTTCCTTTTTCAGGGTTTGTGGCAATGATGGCAGCAATCGGGACATTGATCCTGGAAGCTTTCGCTATGGGGTACCATAAAAGGTCTGAAATGAGAAATGCTCTGCCATTGAATAAGGATGAAGAGACTCATGATGCAGTTCATGGTAGTCATGTTCATAGCTCTGAACTTGCCTCTGAGAAATTAGAATCACCAGATCTTCTTCGGTATGACATAGTTTCTCAG ATTCTGGAGCTGGGTATGGTGCTTCACTCAATCATTTTAGGGATATCTCTTGGGGTGTCCAGAAGTCCTAACACAATCAAGCCTTTGGTGGCTGTACTAAGTTTCCATCAATGCTTTGAAGGCTTGGGACTTGGTGGGTGCATTTCCCAG GCAAAACTTAAACATTATAAGGTTGCAATTATGGTGCTATTGTTTTGCCTTATTTTCCCAATTGGAATTGGTATTGGTATTGGCATATCAAACACTTACAATGAGAACAGTTCAAAGGCGCTTATAGTTGAAGGGGTTCTGCTATCAGCATCTGCAGGAATCCTGATTTACATGGCACTTGTTGATCTTCTTGCCACTGACTTCATGGGCACAAGAATGTTAAGCAGTTTTAGGCTCCAATTGGGGGCAAGTTTAGCCCTTCTTATGGGATTGATTTGCATGTCAATCTTGGCATTGTGGGAATAA
- the LOC130739244 gene encoding probable receptor-like protein kinase At5g18500: protein MWTLTGAIIGVILITVIIACIMYYIRCFRSAPPTNEITFGNMLKKTACPRVSIREVYSATNHLNEMNIIGEGTAGKVYKGILTNKQDVAVKHIINDDGNIETFVREVTSLSHVRHPNLVALLGFCNEADECFLVYELCPNGSLSEWLFGKNKVLSWIQRLEIAIDSARGLWFLHAYPGGCIVHRDIKPTNILLGPKFEAKLSDFGLSKVIEAGETYVSSEVRGTFGYVDPEYQSNRHVNSSGDVYSFGMVLLQILSGKKVINLKLKKPMPLSKMAKLLTKNGSITEFADPKLKGEYSEEAFDFTLQLALACTALNQQRPSMELVVIKLEEALLISKERKVYTTETPADKISKDS from the exons ATGTGGACTTTGACAGGAGCAATTATAGGGGTTATTCTCATTACAGTTATCATTGCATGCATCATGTATTATATTAGATGCTTCAGATCAGCCCCACCAACAAACGAAA TAACATTTGGAAACATGTTAAAGAAAACAGCTTGTCCAAGAGTTTCTATCAGGGAAGTGTACTCTGCCACTAACCATCTTAATGAAATGAATATCATTGGAGAGGGAACTGCAG GTAAGGTCTACAAAGGCATATTGACAAATAAACAAGATGTTGCAGTAAAGCACATAATCAATGATGATGGAAATATAGAAACTTTTGTCAGAGAAGTTACAAGCCTGTCTCATGTCAGGCACCCAAATCTTGTTGCTTTGTTGGGTTTCTGTAATGAGGCAGATGAATGCTTTCTTGTCTATGAGCTATGTCCCAATGGGAGTCTTTCAGAGTGGCTATTTG GCAAGAACAAGGTGTTGTCCTGGATACAAAGACTAGAAATTGCAATTGATAGTGCTCGAGGTCTTTGGTTTTTACATGCATATCCCGGAGGCTGCATCGTTCACCGGGATATCAAG CCAACAAATATTCTTCTTGGGCCTAAATTTGAGGCAAAACTATCAGATTTTGGACTGTCTAAAGTTATTGAAGCGGGAGAAACATATGTTAGTTCAGAAGTGAGGGGAACTTTTGGATATGTGGATCCTGAGTACCAAAGCAACCGCCATGTGAATTCATCTGGTGATGTTTACAGCTTTGGCATGGTACTTCTACAAATCCTCTCTGGAAAGAAGGTCATAAATTTGAAACTGAAAAAACCAATGCCACTAAGTAAAATG GCAAAACTGCTCACCAAGAATGGTAGCATTACAGAATTTGCTGATCCTAAACTTAAAGGAGAATACTCAGAGGAAGCATTTGATTTTACACTTCAGCTTGCTCTTGCATGCACAGCACTCAACCAACAAAGACCATCCATGGAGCTGGTTGTGATAAAACTGGAGGAGGCCTTATTAATTTCAAAAGAGAGGAAGGTGTATACTACAGAAACTCCAGCAGACAAAATTTCTAAGGATTCATGA
- the LOC130739247 gene encoding multiple organellar RNA editing factor 8, chloroplastic/mitochondrial-like: protein MATKIISRLHPKTLTPFFSRSLSTTCPSLRRLRPLAAASIPTRHLFLPSIRSLSTRATTSSHNDPNPNTSNRPTKEAIALDGCDMEHWLIMMEKPEGEPSREEIIDGYIKTLAQVLGSEEEARMKIYSVSTKHYFAFGALVSEELSFKIKELPKVTWVLPDSYLNVREKDYGGEPFINGQAVPYDPKYHEEWVRNNAQANNRNNRNARPRRDNAGGPGNNGGGYRPNNNASGYPPRDGGHGRGGRPQNNYAGNRGGVPPNQNAGWSNNGPARDAPSRDRGVAVGGGNTYNG, encoded by the coding sequence ATGGCGACCAAGATCATCTCTCGTCTCCACCCCAAAACCCTAACTCCCTTCTTCTCCCGCTCCCTCTCCACCACCTGTCCCTCTCTCCGCCGCCTCCGCCCCCTCGCCGCCGCCTCCATCCCCACCCGCCACCTCTTCCTCCCCTCCATCCGCTCCCTCTCCACCCGCGCCACCACCTCCTCCCACAACGACCCCAACCCCAACACCTCCAACCGTCCCACCAAAGAAGCCATCGCGCTCGATGGCTGCGACATGGAGCACTGGCTCATCATGATGGAGAAGCCCGAAGGCGAACCCAGCAGAGAAGAAATCATCGATGGCTACATCAAAACACTGGCTCAAGTCCTCGGAAGCGAAGAAGAAGCGAGAATGAAGATCTATTCAGTTTCTACCAAACACTACTTTGCATTTGGGGCACTTGTTTCTGAAGAACTTTCCTTCAAGATCAAAGAATTGCCCAAAGTTACATGGGTGCTTCCTGATTCGTATTTGAATGTTAGGGAGAAAGATTATGGAGGTGAACCATTTATCAATGGACAAGCTGTGCCTTATGATCCTAAGTATCATGAAGAATGGGTTAGGAACAATGCTCAAGCAAATAATAGGAACAACCGCAATGCCAGGCCTCGGAGGGACAATGCAGGTGGTCCAGGAAACAATGGAGGTGGATACCGGCCTAACAACAATGCCAGCGGTTACCCTCCTCGTGACGGTGGTCATGGCCGTGGTGGAAGGCCTCAGAATAACTATGCTGGCAACAGGGGAGGTGTGCCACCAAACCAGAATGCAGGGTGGTCAAACAATGGACCTGCTAGAGACGCGCCGAGCAGGGATAGGGGAGTAGCAGTTGGTGGTGGTAACACATATAATGGTTGA
- the LOC130736975 gene encoding uncharacterized protein LOC130736975, translated as MNVVDIERDPGLRPMMWEFPFNQRDEICRAYLKVGPYQPRNIEFPFSGEGNNRRRFQASWFDAHSYWLEYSPKNDAIYCLPCYLFGENEPGHANAFIVDGFCRWKKVNEGVHCPLLVHVGKNPNSSHRVAVKSFEDLKNQSQHIQRLFGKQASKEVENNRLRLKATIDSIRWLTSQACAFRGNDESFDSKNRGNFIELLKFLATYNDKVACVVLENAPQNATYTSPKIQKEILQIIASKVRNTIRKEIGDVKFCILIDEARDESKRDQMAIILRFVDKDGFVRERFFHVVHVKDTMSSTLKNEVCAVLSRYDLHVENIRGQGYDGASNMRGEWNGLQSLFLKECPYAYYVHCMAHRLQLVLVTASREVKHVHQFFESLTSIINVVGSSSKRHDELQDAQALHIQNQISNNEIETKKGGNQIGTLQRAGDTRWGSHYQSIYSLLRIYAPICSVLNNSSERGANYAQRGDAEAAFLTLTSFDFVFILHLMKQIMEITNLLCKALQQQSQDIVNAMHIVSTTKSLLQKLREDGWEPLFESVSHIILY; from the coding sequence ATGAATGTTGTTGATATAGAGCGTGATCCTGGATTGCGACCAATGATGTGGGAGTTCCCTTTTAATCAAAGAGATGAAATATGTCGTGCTTATCTTAAGGTTGGTCCATATCAACCAAGGAATATAGAATTTCCTTTTTCAGGAGAAGGTAATAATCGTCGACGATTTCAAGCTTCTTGGTTCGATGCACATTCATATTGGTTGGAGTACTCACCTAAGAATGATGCTATATATTGTCTACCATGTTATTTATTTGGAGAGAATGAACCGGGACATGCAAATGCATTTATAGTTGATGGATTTTGTAGATGGAAGAAAGTCAATGAAGGAGTACATTGTCCTCTACTAGTACATGTGGGAAAAAATCCTAACTCCTCACATAGAGTTGCTGTAAAATCTTTTGAGGATCTCAAGAACCAATCTCAACATATCCAAAGATTATTTGGAAAACAAGCATCAAAAGAAGTTGAAAATAATCGACTACGGCTTAAGGCTACAATTGATAGTATTCGTTGGTTAACTTCCCAAGCATGTGCTTTTAGAGGAAATGATGAAAGCTTTGACTCAAAAAACAGGGGGAATTTTATTGAGTTGTTAAAGTTTTTAGCAACTTATAATGACAAAGTTGCTTGTGTTGTGCTAGAGAATGCTCCACAAAATGCCACATACACATCTCCTAAAATTCAAAAGGAGATTTTGCAAATCATTGCTAGTAAAGTAAGAAATACTATTAGGAAAGAAATTGGTGATGTCAAATTTTGCATTCTTATTGATGAAGCTCGAGATGAATCAAAGAGGGATCAAATGGCTATCATTTTGAGATTTGTTGATAAAGATGGTTTTGTTCGAGAACGCTTTTTCCATGTTGTGCATGTCAAAGATACCATGTCATCAACTCTTAAAAATGAGGTATGTGCAGTTCTTTCCCGTTATGATCTTCATGTTGAAAATATTAGGGGGCAAGGTTATGATGGTGCTAGTAATATGCGTGGTGAGTGGAATGGCTTACAATCTCTATTTCTCAAAGAATGTCCTTATGCATATTATGTTCATTGCATGGCTCATAGATTGCAATTGGTATTGGTTACGGCATCTAGAGAGGTTAAGCATGTTCATCAATTCTTTGAGAGTTTGACATCTATTATAAATGTTGTTGGTAGTTCTTCTAAGAGGCATGATGAGCTTCAAGATGCACAAGCATTGCACATTCAAAATCAGATTTCTAATAATGAAATTGAGACTAAAAAAGGAGGAAATCAAATTGGTACATTGCAAAGAGCTGGAGATACTCGATGGGGTTCTCATTATCAGTCAATATATAGTCTGTTAAGAATATATGCACCAATATGCTCTGTTCTCAATAATAGTTCTGAAAGAGGAGCAAATTACGCTCAAAGGGGCGATGCAGAGGCAGCTTTCTTAACATTGacttcatttgattttgttttcatATTGCACTTGATGAAGCAAATTATGGAAATAACAAATCTTTTATGCAAAGCTTTACAACAACAATCTCAAGATATTGTAAATGCTATGCATATTGTTTCAACTACAAAATCACTACTTCAAAAGTTAAGAGAGGATGGGTGGGAGCCACTATTTGAGAGTGTCAGTCACATCATTTTGTACTAG